Proteins found in one Hevea brasiliensis isolate MT/VB/25A 57/8 chromosome 18, ASM3005281v1, whole genome shotgun sequence genomic segment:
- the LOC131175904 gene encoding uncharacterized protein LOC131175904: MAATPLMEAKEFIELFDSCWFEMEFFKKQSRLSKSSGVDANPDHQNEEESPKPELSRVPTIISRCMSDQLLLPKASVGSGLSLSPDSVLLTPKLHTVLSGKEIAEEEGENSISIQKRRVYVQDSPKKKARSRRRGMKTLSKSLSELEFEELKGFMDLGFVFSEEDKDSSLVSIIPGLQRLGKKDGEEESDVDKATVSRPYLSEAWNNLDRRKKEDPLMNWRFPASSNEMDMKDNLKWWAQTVASTVR, encoded by the coding sequence ATGGCCGCCACGCCATTGATGGAAGCGAAAGAATTTATTGAGCTCTTTGATTCATGCTGGTTTGAGATGGAATTCTTTAAGAAACAATCACGTTTGTCAAAATCATCAGGTGTTGATGCCAACCCAGATCACCAAAATGAGGAAGAATCACCAAAACCAGAGCTTTCCAGGGTCCCAACAATCATTTCAAGGTGTATGAGTGATCAGTTGTTGCTGCCCAAAGCAAGCGTCGGCTCTGGTCTATCTCTCTCTCCGGACTCAGTCCTCCTCACGCCGAAACTCCATACCGTCCTTTCAGGCAAAGAAATCGCAGAAGAAGAGGGAGAAAATTCGATATCGATACAGAAACGGAGAGTAtatgttcaagattcacctaaaaaGAAGGCGAGAAGCAGGAGAAGAGGGATGAAAACTTTGAGCAAGAGTTTGTCAGAATTGGAATTTGAAGAGCTAAAAGGGTTTATGGATTTGGGTTTTGTTTTTTCTGAGGAAGACAAGGATTCAAGTTTGGTTTCAATAATTCCAGGGTTGCAAAGATTGGGAAAGAAAGATGGGGAAGAAGAGAGTGATGTTGATAAGGCTACAGTTTCGAGGCCTTATCTTTCTGAAGCATGGAATAATTTGGATAGGAGAAAGAAAGAGGATCCACTTATGAATTGGAGATTTCCTGCTTCGAGCAATGAGATGGACATGAAAGATAATCTTAAATGGTGGGCTCAAACTGTTGCATCTACTGTTAGATAA
- the LOC110649687 gene encoding receptor-like protein 51, translated as MHPANLILYTAPCKQQRTTLAYLAGSNSPKFAFLSAMLPPPPPPKPPFFFSLSLLFFLLLLLSTSAEAANKTTTTTVVSPTPSPISSPTPRSTAPSPISSPTPSSTTPSPSSAPTTPSPSTHSTLDPKQLRALQSLDIPTSKDPCIQPSPHNSTICDSASPFRHLISLHLSNCYSDVSFSYTALKSLSTLQSLTFTNCPITPIRFPSDLVLSLHSFTCIHSLKRLTGVWLSHFVNLTDLTVSNVPVNTSGLYVILGNMRKLKYLTISNANVTGSIPKHLHFNLTHVDLSGNKLKGRIPSSISILEKLEMLNLSSNALTGEIPTNFGDLISLKNVSLGSNSLSGSIPDSMSAIPGLVHVDLSSNQLNGTIPRFFSEMKHLRYLNLANNEFHGVLPFNVTFLKRLDVFKVGGNSNLCYNHTILSSKLKLGIAPCDKHGLPMSPPPAKDSSGGDSESDSSDYGDSSEDDSSNKGGKHHGPNKVVLGVAIGLSSIVFLIVFLILLSKRCG; from the coding sequence ATGCACCCTGCAAATCTAATCTTGTACACTGCCCCTTGCAAACAACAACGGACGACACTCGCATACCTCGCAGGCTCAAACTCCCCTAAGTTCGCTTTTCTCTCCGCAATGTTacccccaccaccaccaccgAAGCCAccatttttcttctctctctccctcctctTCTTCCTCCTCCTTCTCCTTTCCACCTCCGCTGAAGCCGCCAACAAAACCACAACCACCACTGTTGTCTCACCCACTCCCTCCCCTATCTCCTCTCCCACTCCGCGTTCCACCGCTCCCTCTCCTATCTCCTCTCCCACTCCAAGTTCCACCACTCCTTCTCCTAGCTCCGCCCCCACCACTCCCTCTCCTTCTACCCACTCCACCTTAGACCCTAAACAACTCAGAGCCCTCCAATCTCTAGACATCCCCACTTCCAAGGACCCTTGCATACAGCCCTCTCCTCACAACTCCACCATCTGTGATTCTGCCTCTCCCTTCCGCCACCTCATCTCTCTCCACCTCTCCAACTGCTACTCTGACGTTTCTTTCTCCTACACTGCCTTAAAATCCCTTTCCACTCTGCAATCTCTCACTTTCACCAACTGTCCCATCACACCCATTCGCTTCCCTTCAGATCTTGTCCTCTCTCTTCACTCCTTCACTTGCATTCACTCTCTTAAACGCCTCACTGGTGTCTGGCTTTCTCACTTTGTCAATCTCACCGATCTCACTGTAAGTAATGTACCTGTCAATACTAGTGGTCTTTATGTGATTCTTGGTAATATGCGCAAGCTTAAGTATCTTACTATCTCCAATGCTAATGTCACGGGCTCCATACCAAAACATCTGCATTTCAATCTTACCCATGTGGATTTGTCGGGTAATAAGCTCAAAGGAAGAATACCCAGTTCTATTTCAATTCTGGAAAAACTTGAAATGCTTAATCTTTCCTCCAATGCTCTTACTGGTGAAATACCCACTAATTTCGGTGACTTGATTTCATTGAAGAATGTTTCTTTGGGGTCTAATTCGTTATCTGGGTCGATCCCAGATTCTATGTCAGCAATTCCAGGTTTAGTACATGTTGATCTGAGTTCAAACCAGTTAAATGGGACAATACCAAGATTTTTTTCAGAAATGAAGCATTTGAGGTACTTGAATCTTGCAAACAATGAGTTCCATGGTGTTTTGCCTTTCAACGTTACCTTTTTGAAGAGGTTGGATGTGTTCAAGGTTGGTGGGAATAGCAATTTGTGTTATAACCATACAATTTTGTCATCAAAATTGAAGCTTGGGATTGCTCCCTGCGATAAACATGGACTGCCAATGTCACCGCCACCAGCTAAAGATTCATCAGGAGGTGATAGTGAAAGTGATTCATCAGATTATGGTGATAGTTCAGAGGATGATTCTAGCAACAAGGGAGGGAAGCATCATGGGCCTAATAAGGTTGTTCTTGGTGTGGCAATTGGGCTATcttcaatagtcttcctcatcgTTTTCCTTATTCTTCTCTCAAAAAGGTGTGGTTGA
- the LOC110649694 gene encoding pentatricopeptide repeat-containing protein DOT4, chloroplastic, translated as MLISMAKTAPPKISVSPQNKNHRDSSIKSRNVFFFAKPYPKSTLFSSHLHSSYTTLSISSSVIEAEEYKISDCNRKICELCEVGNLRKAIELLHMSPKTKIESSTYCSVLQLCADTNSLQDGKQVHSIICSNGVSIDGVLGTKLVFMYVSCGDIREGRLIFDKIANRKVFLWNLMLTGYAWIGDFEESVHIFRKMLDLGVEVNSHTFSSILKCFAALGSRKEGEWAHGYLLKLGYGSHNIVVNSLISFYFNIRKVESARKLFDELSDRDIISWNSMVSGYVANDLPEEGLLVFKELLYLGVNLDLSTVISVLAACVNCDNVLLGRAVHALAIKACFDRRITFANTLLDMYSKCGDLHDAILVFEKMGERSVVSWTSLIAGYAREGLSEGAIRLFQKMKSEGVRPDIFTISTILHACACNGSLEDGKDVHNYIKGNDIQSNLFVCNSLMDMYAKCGSMEEANSVFLKMPMKDIISWNTMIGGYSKNGHPNEALGLFVAMLQELKPDGRTIACILPACASLAALDRGREIHGFILRNDCFSDQHVANALVDLYVKCGALALARLLFDMILTKDLISWTVMIAGYGMHGFGKEAIAAFNEMRQAGIEPDEVSFISILYACSHSGLLNEGWILFNIMQHECSIAPKLEHYACIVDLLARTGKLSMAYQFIKSMPIEPDATIWGALLCGCRIHHDVKLAEKVAEHVFELEPENTGYYVLLANIYSEAEKWEEVKKLRERIGGRGLKKNPGCSWIEVKGKVHIFVSGDGSHLQSQKIKSLLNELRSKMKEEGYFPKMEYSLINADDLEKEMTLCGHSEKLAMAFGILNLPPGKTIRVTKNLRVCGDCHEMAKFMSKITRREIVMRDSNRFHHFKDGTCSCRGFW; from the coding sequence ATGTTGATTTCCATGGCCAAAACCGCACCACCAAAGATCTCTGTTTCTCCACAGAACAAAAACCACAGAGACAGCTCTATTAAATCTCGAAATGTCTTCTTTTTTGCTAAACCATATCCAAAGTCCACTCTTTTTTCATCCCATTTACACAGTTCTTATACCACATTGTCCATCTCTTCCTCGGTTATTGAGGCAGAAGAATACAAAATCTCTGATTGCAACAGAAAAATCTGTGAATTATGTGAAGTGGGTAATCTTAGAAAAGCCATAGAATTGCTTCACATGTCTCCAAAAACCAAAATTGAATCAAGTACTTACTGTTCAGTATTGCAGCTTTGTGCTGACACTAACTCTTTACAAGATGGCAAACAAGTTCATTCGATTATTTGCTCTAATGGGGTTTCAATCGATGGGGTTTTGGGAACAAAACTTGTATTTATGTACGTAAGTTGTGGGGATataagagaagggagattaattTTTGATAAGATTGCAAATCGGAAAGTTTTTCTTTGGAATCTAATGTTAACTGGGTATGCATGGATCGGTGATTTTGAGGAAAGTGTACATATATTCAGGAAGATGCTGGATTTGGGGGTTGAAGTGAACTCTCATACGTTTTCCAGCATTTTGAAGTGTTTTGCAGCATTAGGAAGTCGTAAGGAAGGTGAATGGGCTCACGGGTATTTGTTGAAATTGGGTTATGGCTCCCATAATATTGTTGTTAATTCTCTAATATCTTTTTACTTCAACATTAGGAAAGTTGAGAGTGCACGTAAGTTGTTCGATGAATTGAGTGACCGAGATATTATCTCATGGAATTCTATGGTAAGTGGTTATGTGGCAAATGATCTTCCCGAGGAAGGACTGCTGGTTTTCAAAGAGCTGCTATATTTGGGAGTTAACTTGGATTTGTCTACAGTGATCAGTGTCCTTGCAGCTTGTGTAAATTGTGACAATGTTCTGTTGGGTAGAGCAGTTCATGCTTTAGCAATAAAGGCCTGTTTTGATAGGAGAATAACCTTTGCTAATACTTTACTGGACATGTATTCTAAATGTGGTGACTTGCATGATGCAATTCTAGTTTTTGAGAAGATGGGTGAAAGAAGTGTTGTATCTTGGACTTCCTTGATTGCAGGTTATGCTCGAGAAGGTTTGTCTGAAGGGGCTATTAGATTGTTCCAAAAAATGAAAAGTGAAGGTGTTAGACCAGATATTTTTACCATTTCTACAATTCTTCATGCTTGTGCTTGTAATGGGTCACTGGAAGATGGCAAGGATGTGCATAATTACATCAAGGGAAATGATATCCAATCAAATCTTTTTGTATGTAATTCTCTCatggatatgtatgcaaaatGTGGAAGCATGGAAGAAGCTAACTCAGTGTTTCTGAAGATGCCTATGAAAGACATTATCTCATGGAATACTATGATTGGAGGGTATTCAAAAAATGGTCATCCCAATGAAGCTCTTGGTCTGTTTGTTGCAATGTTACAAGAATTAAAACCTGATGGTAGAACAATCGCTTGTATTCTTCCAGCTTGTGCTAGCCTAGCTGCTCTAGATAGAGGTAGAGAGATCCATGGCTTCATATTGAGAAATGATTGTTTTTCTGATCAACATGTTGCCAATGCACTTGTTGACTTGTATGTGAAGTGCGGGGCATTAGCTCTTGCACGGTTACTATTTGATATGATTCTCACTAAGGATCTGATCTCATGGACAGTGATGATTGCTGGGTATGGAATGCATGGATTTGGGAAAGAAGCTATTGCTGCCTTCAATGAGATGAGGCAAGCAGGGATTGAGCCTGATGAAGTTTCCTTTATTTCTATACTGTATGCTTGCAGCCATTCTGGGTTACTAAATGAAGGATGGATATTATTTAACATTATGCAACATGAATGCAGTATTGCTCCAAAATTGGAGCACTATGCTTGTATAGTGGATCTTCTTGCCCGCACTGGGAAACTATCAATGGCATATCAATTCATAAAATCAATGCCAATTGAACCCGATGCCACAATATGGGGTGCTTTGCTCTGTGGGTGCAGGATTCACCATGATGTTAAATTAGCAGAAAAAGTAGCAGAACATGTCTTTGAACTAGAACCTGAGAACACAGGATACTACGTACTTTTAGCAAATATCTATTCTGAGGCTGAAAAGTGGGAAGAAGTGAAAAAACTAAGAGAGAGGATTGGTGGGCGGGGTTTAAAGAAAAATCCTGGCTGCAGTTGGATAGAGGTCAAGGGCAAAGTTCATATATTTGTTTCTGGAGACGGTTCACACCTACAATCCCAGAAGATCAAGTCTTTATTGAATGAGTTAAGATCAAAGATGAAGGAGGAAGGTTACTTTCCTAAAATGGAATATTCACTGATTAATGCAGATGACCTGGAGAAGGAAATGACTCTTTGTGGGCATAGTGAAAAATTGGCCATGGCTTTTGGAATATTGAACTTACCACCCGGCAAAACGATACGGGTAACCAAAAATTTAAGAGTCTGTGGGGACTGTCATGAAATGGCCAAGTTCATGTCTAAGATAACGAGGAGGGAGATCGTAATGAGAGATTCTAATCGTTTTCATCATTTTAAGGATGGTACTTGTTCTTGCAGAGGTTTCTGGTAA